Proteins encoded by one window of Culicoides brevitarsis isolate CSIRO-B50_1 chromosome 2, AGI_CSIRO_Cbre_v1, whole genome shotgun sequence:
- the LOC134829874 gene encoding peroxisomal targeting signal 1 receptor, translated as MSFRGLLDPDCGGQNPIAQLAGQLSRDVTYRDEGLGRGALARPDMVQDFLQQVQPAPQTFRMNELMKEMQELEGIRQEPGGSSINFPLDLISGADWAKEFGVDNLFDSTSRVAPIRPNLMMGPRSTGPLMEVARPQPVGWTKDFFEKEEQAERQATDDVDEWVKAFEQGKDADERASGLYNREFWEKLQDEWRRISEEQDSEVNPWLSDFSEIYDPFKEYKYAEENPMIDMENALEKGKAFLAQGDIPSAVLCFEAATKQNPESAETWELLGTTQTENENDPNAIPALKKALELDPTNRNVLMSLAVSYTNESYQNQALKMLVNWLSVHPKYGHLVPASAKMPDNAASNLTESIAKAPVLREVQEMFLSAVKQNRTEVDAEVQEALGVLFNLSSEYDKAVDCYKAAVQVNPGNAKTWNRLGASLANGNRSVEAVEAYQNALEIQPGFIRARYNVGIICINLKAYKEAAEHLLTALNHQATSSSRAGVVSSNAKLMSDSIWGTLRMAISLAEMHDLQDAIEKRDLNALNAAFNEGTNP; from the coding sequence ATGTCATTTCGCGGATTGCTCGATCCCGATTGCGGAGGTCAAAATCCAATCGCGCAACTTGCTGGCCAATTATCTCGTGACGTTACGTATCGCGATGAAGGACTGGGCCGCGGAGCACTTGCTCGTCCCGACATGGTGCAAGATTTCCTGCAACAAGTACAACCGGCGCCACAAACTTTCCGCATGAACGAACTCATGAAGGAGATGCAAGAGCTCGAAGGGATTCGACAAGAGCCAGGCGGTTCCTCGATAAATTTCCCGCTGGATCTCATTAGTGGCGCTGATTGGGCAAAAGAGTTCGGGGTCGATAATTTATTCGATTCAACGTCGAGAGTGGCTCCAATTCGACCGAATTTGATGATGGGACCACGATCTACGGGGCCTTTGATGGAAGTTGCTCGTCCTCAGCCCGTGGGATGGACCAAAGATTTTTTCGAGAAGGAGGAGCAAGCGGAACGTCAAGCCACGGACGATGTCGATGAATGGGTCAAAGCATTCGAACAGGGAAAAGATGCCGATGAACGGGCAAGTGGCTTGTATAATCGCGAATTTTGGGAGAAATTACAAGACGAATGGCGTCGAATCAGTGAAGAACAAGATTCGGAAGTGAATCCATGGCTTTCggatttttccgaaatttacGATCCCTTCAAGGAATACAAATATGCCGAGGAAAATCCCATGATCGATATGGAAAACGCCCTGGAAAAAGGCAAAGCTTTTCTCGCGCAAGGCGATATCCCAAGTGCCGTGTTGTGTTTTGAGGCAGCCACAAAGCAAAATCCCGAATCAGCCGAGACCTGGGAACTGCTGGGAACAACACAAACCGAAAACGAAAATGACCCCAATGCCATTCCTGCCTTGAAAAAAGCCCTCGAACTCGATCCAACCAATCGAAATGTTCTCATGTCCCTCGCTGTCAGCTACACGAACGAAAGTTACCAAAATCAAGCTCTCAAAATGCTCGTCAACTGGTTATCGGTGCACCCGAAATATGGGCATCTTGTGCCCGCATCTGCCAAAATGCCCGATAACGCTGCCTCCAATTTGACAGAATCCATTGCCAAAGCTCCGGTTTTGCGGGAAGTGCAGGAAATGTTCTTGTCTGCCGTGAAACAAAATCGCACCGAAGTCGATGCCGAAGTGCAAGAAGCTCTCGgggttttatttaatttatcctCGGAATACGACAAAGCTGTTGATTGTTACAAAGCTGCGGTGCAAGTTAATCCTGGAAATGCCAAAACGTGGAATAGGCTGGGCGCAAGTCTCGCTAATGGCAATCGAAGTGTGGAAGCCGTCGAAGCGTATCAAAATGCGCTGGAAATTCAACCGGGATTCATAAGAGCGCGATATAACGTCGGGATAATTTGCATCAACTTGAAGGCGTACAAAGAAGCGGCGGAACATCTGCTAACGGCGCTAAATCATCAAGCGACGAGTTCGTCGAGAGCGGGAGTTGTTAGCTCAAATGCGAAACTCATGAGTGACAGTATTTGGGGAACGTTGAGGATGGCGATTTCACTCGCGGAAATGCACGATTTGCAAGATGCGATCGAGAAAAGAGACTTGAATGCTCTTAACGCTGCATTTAATGAAGGAACAAATCCgtaa
- the LOC134832820 gene encoding open rectifier potassium channel protein 1, translating into MSPKQWLALLAFYVSYLFFGASVFYHFEHKLETERRAIAKQNQLSVNDLLLKSFKPMDAELRKSVLEEISNYCEKSVTNNTDEYLEKPYIWNFYHSFFFSFTVCSTVGYGNISPTNTFGRMFMILYALIGLPVNGILFAYLGEFFGSMFINIYRRYSKNVDKNYKPAQIGLLAQIALYFLPGIVFFIFIPACLFSYFEDWNYSISVYYAFVTLTTIGFGDFVPTFGSAQEEQFGIFFLLYQIFIIFWFISGLGYLVMVMGFLARGLRSKKIAKLEKKLAHNIRDRNEKLWQNMQKDRDYLRKIFNEMYVLNYKESGRAFVDMRALEQKSESCPDIEILKTQNQTSRRRAFSEATWLAPMVKSRSVGDLDLEDYFVRSYVDSIISDYQNTTFLDIRPQIYSKRLQLSQMNQLRDSIAKMSK; encoded by the exons ATGTCTCCAAAACAGTGGCTAGCTTTACTAGCATTCTATGTATCTTATTTGTTCTTCGGCGCGAGTGTCTTCTATCATTTTGAGCATAAATTAGAGACTGAAAGACGTGCAATCGCGAAACAAAATCAACTTTCTGTAAATg atttgtTATTGAAATCATTCAAGCCTATGGATGCTGAATTGAGAAAAAGTGTGCTGGAAGAAATATCGAATTATTGTGAAAAGTCg gtAACTAACAATACGGACGAATATTTGGAAAAGCCTtacatttggaatttttatcactccttcttcttttcttttactGTTTGTTCAACCGTGG gatatGGCAATATATCACCAACAAACACATTTGGACGAATGTTCATGATTTTATATGCCTTGATCGGTCTTCCAGTAAACGGTATTTTATTCGCCTATCTTGGTGAATTTTTCGGATCCatg tttatcaatatttatcgAAGATACTCAAAAAATGtggataaaaattacaaaccaGCCCAAATTGGACTCTTAGCACAAATCGCTTTATATTTTCTTCCTGGCATagttttcttcatatttattCCTGCCTGTTTATTCTCGTATTTTGAAGATTGGAATTATTCCATATCAGTTTATTATGCCTTTGTCACATTAACTACCATTGGCTTTGGAGATTTTGTGCCAACATTTGGTTCCGCACAAGAAGAGCAATTCGGGATTTTCTTCTTgctttaccaaatttttatcattttttggtttatttctGGCTTGGGATATTTAGTGATGGTTATGGGATTCCTGGCAAGAGGCTTAAGgagcaaaaaaatcgcaaagttGGAGAAAAAACTTGCACATAACATTCGAGAtagaaacgaaaaattgtgGCAAAATATGCAAAAGGATCGAGattatttgcgaaaaattttcaacgaaatgtatgttttgaattataag gaaaGTGGAAGAGCTTTTGTCGATATGAGAGCCTTGGAACAAAAATCAGAGTCTTGTCCagatattgaaatattaaaaacccAGAATCAAACAAGTAGAAGAAGGGCTTTTTCAGAAGCAACATGGTTGGCTCCAATGGTGAAAAGCAGATCTGTTGGTGACTTGGATCTAGAAGATTATTTCGTGAGAAGTTACGTCGATTCAATTATTAGTGACTACCAAAATACGACATTTTTGGATATAAGAccacaaatttattcaaaaaggtTGCAGTTGAGCCAA atgaatcAACTAAGAGACAGTATTGCTAAAatgagtaaataa
- the LOC134831700 gene encoding splicing factor C9orf78 — MSEETQEIKPLFKSRKTKNARQIKKPITSGSEDEEDNSNEDLLTKINEMKDKQKLRQKPNGINVIGLALGKKITTEEEIVVKDPLNCKIGGMLNMQKLKMGELKTLNDASDIGTQFSAETNIRDQDEEMMKYIEDQLRKKKGENKSEEEKKEMKKYLTPEESALLALPEHLRQTSVQKSEEMLSNQMLSGIPEVDLGIEAKIKNIEATEEAKQKMIQDQKKQKEGPSFVPVNMATNFATHNDRYNLDSVKRKREEQKDKNFQTKRDAKKATDDFYYDKFRSKFRKH; from the exons ATGTCGGAAGAAACACAAGAAATTAAGCCTTTATTTAAAAGcaggaaaacaaaaaatgcaagacaaattaaaaaacccATCACTTCTGGTTCGGAAGATGAAGAAGACAATTCAAATGAGGACTTATT aaccaaaataaacgaaatgaaagacaaacaaaaacttcGACAAAAACCGAACGGGATAAACGTAATTGGTCTCGCATTaggtaaaaaaatcacaaccgAAGAAGAAATTGTGGTAAAAGACCCTCTGAATTGCAAAATCGGCGGAATGCTGAATATGCAAAAGCTCAAAATGGGAGAATTGAAAACATTGAACGATGCATCCGACATTGGCACACAATTTTCTGCGGAAACAAATATTCGGGACCAAGACGAGGAAATGATGAAGTACATTGAGGATCAATTGAGAAAGAAAAAGggagaaaataaaagtgaagaagaaaaaaaggagatgAAAAAGTATCTCACTCCCGAGGAATCTGCTTTACTCGCGTTACCGGAACATTTGCGACAAACGAGTGTTCAAAAATCCGAGGAAATGTTGTCGAATCAGATGTTAAGTGGCATCCCAGAAGTGGATTTAGGtattgaagcaaaaattaaaaatatcgaagCGACTGAAGAAGCTaagcaaaaaatgattcaagaCCAGAAAAAGCAAAAGGAGGGACCATCATTTGTTCCTGTGAATATGGCTACGAATTTCGCAACGCATAATGATCGAT ataatttaGATTCCGTCAAGAGAAAAAGGGAAGAACAGAAAGACAAGAACTTTCAAACGAAACGAGATGCGAAAAAGGCAACGGacgatttttattatgacAAATTTAGAAGTAAATTCCGAAAACATTAa
- the LOC134829708 gene encoding peptidylglycine alpha-hydroxylating monooxygenase, whose product MQHMSSQKFWILAIFCQILAVQLSNQMEVGRFPLLMPNVRPYRNELYLCTPVKVDYTQNYYITGFEPNATMNTAHHMLLYGCGEPGSDKSVWNCGEMNNGDMEEETAGVCGQGASSQIVYAWARDAPRLELPQDVGFKVGADSPIKYLVLQVHYMHAFPPGKTDDSGIFIEYTLRTMPKLAGVLLLGTGGAIPAQKTEHMEVACTINEKKTIYPFAYRTHTHALGKVVSGYRVREDLQGKDQWTLLGKRDPLTPQMFYPTASKDPIKYGDKVAARCTMESHRNKTTYIGATNNDEMCNFYLMYFVEIGEPLDQKYCFSNGPSKYYWDKDEINNIPDDASSL is encoded by the exons ATGCAACATATGTCATCACAAAAATTCTGGATCTTGGCGATTTTCTGCCAGATTCTCGCGGTTCAGCTCTCGAACCAGATGGAAGTTGGTCGATTTCCACTTTTGATGCCCAATGTGCGACCATATCGGAACGAATTGTATCTTTGCACACCTGTTAAG GTGGATTATACACAAAACTACTACATTACGGGCTTTGAGCCGAACGCGACAATGAACACAG cacatCACATGTTACTTTATGGCTGCGGCGAACCGGGTTCCGATAAGAGTGTTTGGAATTGCGGCGAAATGAACAACGGCGACATGGAAGAAGAAACTGCCGGTGTTTGTGGTCAAGGTGCATCCTCGCAAATTGTCTATGCATGGGCTCGTGATGCCCCGCGTCTCGAATTGCCCCAAGATGTGGGTTTCAAAGTCGGCGCCGATTCCCCCATTAAATATTTGGTGTTGCAAGTGCACTATATGCATGCATTCCCGCCCGGCAAAACTGACGATTCTGGAATTTTCATCGAATATACGCTCCGAACGATGCCAAAACTCGCTGGCGTGCTGTTACTTGGCACAGGAGGCGCCATTCCCGCCCAAAAAACCGAACATATGGAAGTGGCATGTACCATCAATGAGAAGAAGACAATTTATCCGTTTGCATATCGGACCCATACGCATGCCCTGGGCAAAGTTGTGTCCGGTTATCGGGTCCGTGAGGATTTGCAAGGCAAAGATCAGTGGACATTGCTCGGAAAACGCGATCCCTTGACGCCACAAATGTTCTATCCGACTGCCAGCAAGGACCCCATCAAGTATGGCGATAAAGTGGCAGCACGTTGCACGATGGAAAGTCACCGCAACAAGACAACGTACATCGGGGCGACAAATAACGATGAAATGTGCAACTTTTATTTGATGTATTTTGTCGAAATTGGTGAACCATTGGACCAGAAATACTGTTTCAGTAACGGGCCAAGCAAATATTACTGGGACAAAGACGAAATTAACAACATTCCCGATGACGCAAGTTCATTGTAA
- the LOC134832770 gene encoding tyrosine-protein phosphatase non-receptor type 4 produces MLDRVRLSGLSKFSSNTSATSGGGGGGQTTSTEKVSDLARDRKTGARTIPCTVLFLNDTQHTFHLDKRAKGGDLLELVFDHLDLQERDYFGLQFVQSRDVVRWVDANKSFRKQWTTVRNTNTNSESLAGPTLEFRVKFFVTDPSRLQEEYTRYQFYLQCKRDIFSGKLPVTLNTACLLASYTVQAECGDFDPLEHTPGYLKSMQLLTEQNEEAERRIMELHKLHRGQLPADAEYNFLEHAKRLEFYGIDFHKANDTNGKEIDLGVCSIGLLVYQHHIRVNTFSWSKMVKVSFKRKEFFIQLRKEPSESYDTMLGFSMGTHKNAKALWKACVEHHSFFRLQRPQRATTRFLPLSLGSKFHYTGRTELQAVEDSKQRNSKMSKVFVRSPSKRALANNHAAQSTPPSHMMNGNGTSSDNSAKNQSSILLKNSGKVTSKQPSIPRKAWETPHSDDEGGFRPTFGAANVNTAMESPPPAYSGENLTNSTLDESIVTIRLVADEQGRFGFNVKGGTDLQMPILVSRVVSNTPADKSIPRICEGDQVVLINGRDVSGLTHEQVVELIRNSREYCGELVLAIKPNPTIQYPDKEEPLYQYVPETDMGLHLRQLDAADAFTQSLLLLSDGLASGSLVAQYEQLYRKNPDLAITEARKVDNLHKNRYRDISPYDCTRVVLLNSDSGDYINANYVNMEIPGGTINRYIATQGPMNSTVTDFWRMVQQESSYLIVMLTTTVERGRPKCHQYWPSPSSGEMQLAEGFSVRCLKEEADVTGSFVFRDILLSDTKTGEKRTVQQMQYLVWPDHGVPSDPNLFIQFTEKVRTARNATLLHEIEDTLRNVRLKNVDENGVDISERRIDDSPGDAPSNTSIHQCISAGNPPIIIHCSAGIGRTGVLILMDTALSLIDIKEPVYPLDIVQTMRDQRACMIQNAGQYRFVCECVYAAYTKTLINSGSQTNGD; encoded by the exons ATGCTTGACAGAGTACGACTTAGTGGCTTAAGTAAATTCAGTAGTAACACAAGTGCGACGagtggcggcggcggcggaggaCAAACGACGAGCACAGAAAAAGTTTCCGATCTGGCGCGCGACCGGAAAACAGGTGCAAGAACAATTCCGTGCACGGTTTTGTTCTTGAATGACACACAGCACACATTTCACTTGGATAAGCGGGCCAAGGGAGGCGATTTGCTGGAATTGGTCTTCGATCATCTCGATTTGCAGGAACGTGATTATTTTGGCTTGCAATTTGTGCAGTCGAGAGATGTTGTT cgCTGGGTCGACGCCAACAAATCCTTCCGCAAACAATGGACAACGGTGCGCAACACCAACACAAATTCCGAGTCGCTTGCCGGTCCAACGCTCGAATTCCGCGTAAAATTCTTCGTCACCGATCCCAGTAGACTCCAGGAGGAATACACGCGATACCAATTTTACCTGCAATGCAAACGTGATATTTTCAGCGGAAAGCTTCCAGTAACGCTAAACACAGCCTGCCTCCTCGCCAGTTACACGGTGCAAGCGGAATGCGGCGACTTTGATCCGTTGGAACACACGCCCGGCTACCTGAAATCCATGCAACTGTTGACGGAGCAAAATGAGGAAGCGGAACGACGAATCATGGAGTTGCACAAATTGCATCGCGGTCAATTACCTGCCGACGCGGAATATAATTTCCTTGAGCATGCCAAGCGATTGGAATTCTACGGCATCGATTTTCACAAAGCGAACGACACGAATGGGAAGGAAATTGATTTGGGCGTTTGTTCGATCGGACTGCTCGTGTATCAGCATCACATTCGCGTAAATACGTTTTCGTGGTCGAAAATGGTGAAAGTTTCGTTCAAAAGGAAGgagttttttattcaactgAGAAAAGAGCCGTCCGAGAGTTATGACACGATGCTGGGCTTCAGCATGGGAACTCATAAAAATGCCAAAGCGCTGTGGAAGGCATGCGTCGAACATCACAGTTTCTTCCGGTTGCAACGTCCCCAGCGAGCGACGACACGTTTTTTGCCCCTTTCGCTCGGCAGCAAGTTCCACTATACGGGAAGGACCGAACTGCAAGCTGTGGAGGATAGCAAACAGAGGAACAGCAAAATGTCCAAAGTCTTTGTGCGATCTCCGAGTAAACGTGCCTTGGCCAATAATCACGCAGCACAAAGCACCCCGCCGTCCCACATGATGAACGGCAATGGCACCAGTAGTGATAATAGTGCTAAGAATCAGTCTTCGATATTGCTTAAGAATTCCGGAAAAGTAACATCTAAACAGCCATCGATCCCGCGAAAGGCCTGGGAAACGCCCCACAGCGACGACGAAGGTGGTTTTCGACCCACTTTCGGGGCGGCGAACGTTAACACTGCCATGGAATCGCCTCCGCCCGCCTATAGTGGCGAAAATCTGACAAATTCCACACTTGACGAGAGCATTGTGACAATCCGACTTGTTGCCGATGAACAGGGAAGGTTCGGATTCAACGTCAAGGGCGGCACAGACCTTCAAATGCCGATTTTAGTGTCGCGAGTGGTTTCCAATACGCCCGCTGACAAAAGCATTCCGCGAATTTGCGAGGGGGATCAAGTCGTTCTCATCAATGGACGTGACGTGAGTGGCTTAACGCATGAACAAGTAGTggaattaattagaaattcgCGGGAATATTGCGGCGAATTGGTGCTGGCGATAAAACCCAATCCCACAATCCAATATCCGGACAAAGAGGAGCCTTTGTATCAATATGTGCCGGAAACTGACATGGGATTGCATTTGCGTCAATTGGATGCTGCCGATGCTTTTACCCAATCCTTGCTTTTATTGAGTGATGGTTTGGCTTCGGGCTCCTTGGTGGCTCAATATGAGCAATTGTACCGGAAAAATCCCGATTTGGCCATTACCGAAGCCCGTAAAGTCGataatttgcacaaaaatcggTATCGTGATATTTCGCCGTACGATTGCACGCGAGTTGTTCTCCTGAATTCCGATAGCGGCGACTACATCAACGCCAATTACGTCAATATGGAGATTCCGGGTGGCACAATTAATCGTTATATCGCCACGCAGGGGCCCATGAACAGTACTGTCACGGATTTTTGGCGTATGGTGCAGCAGGAGAGCAGTTACTTGATCGTCATGCTCACAACGACCGTTGAACGCGGTAGACCCAAGTGCCATCAATACTGGCCCAGTCCAAGTAGCGGCGAGATGCAGTTGGCGGAGGGCTTTTCCGTGCGTTGCCTCAAGGAGGAAGCCGATGTGACGGGCAGTTTTGTCTTTCGTGATATTTTATTGAGTGATACGAAGACGGGCGAGAAGAGGACCGTGCAGCAAATGCAATATCTCGTGTGGCCCGATCACGGGGTGCCGTCAGACCCGAATTTGTTTATACAGTTTACGGAAAAGGTGAGGACGGCGCGGAATGCAACGTTGTTGCACGAGATTGAGGATACGCTGAGGAATGTGCGGCTGAAGAATGTCGATGAAAATGGCGTGGATATCAGTGAGAGGCGGATTGATGATAGTCCTGGTGATGCACCGTCTAATACGAGTATTCATCa atgCATTAGTGCCGGAAATCCCCCAATTATCATTCACTGCTCTGCTGGCATCGGACGAACCGGCGTCTTAATACTGATGGATACCGCCCTATCGCTCATCGACATCAAAGAGCCCGTTTATCCGCTTGACATTGTGCAGACGATGCGTGATCAACGCGCTTGCATGATACAAAATGCT GGCCAATATCGATTTGTCTGTGAGTGCGTTTACGCCGCATACACAAAAACATTGATAAATTCGGGATCACAAACGAATGGCGACTGA
- the LOC134831291 gene encoding alcohol dehydrogenase 1-like has translation MLSETKAIVIGGLGGIGSAICHSLLQQKVQKLAIFDIHDAITAEFVDKVTYEKCRIDQKDDLKNAFEKIWEIFGGFNLVINSAGIVNEQDVEKVFAINTIGAINFVNVAVETMRKDKKSNGGGTIVNIASTLGYLPYQGFPFYVASKHAQIGFMKSIADPAFSELTGLKFITICPGYTDTRLIGSSGINSLALRAQGEPFPPQKTTVVADCILRALGTTKTSSFWRCVNGEISEIELLTANDIQ, from the exons ATGTTGTCTGAAACAAAAGCAATTGTAATTGGTGGCTTAGGAGGTATTGGCAGTGCAATTTGCCACTCACTGCTCcagcaaaaagttcaaaagctTGCAATTTTCGACATTCATGATGCTATCACTGCGGAATTTGTTGACAAAGTCACCTACGAAAAATGTCGAATTGACCAAAAAGACGacttaaaaaatgcatttgaaaaaatctggGAAATTTTCGGAGGATTCAACTTGGTTATCAATTCCGCTGGCATCGTAAATGAACAAGAtgtggaaaaagtttttgccaTCAATACG attggCGCCATAAATTTCGTGAATGTAGCTGTCGAGACAATGCGCAAGgataaaaaatccaatggcGGTGGAACAATCGTCAATATTGCATCTACCTTGGGATATCTTCCGTATCAAGGATTTCCGTTCTATGTCGCGAGCAAACATGCTCAAATTGGATTCATGAAAAGCATTGCAGATCCCGCGTTCAGTGAATTAACGGGACTTAAGTTCATCACAATTTGTCCTGGCTACACGGATACTCGACTAATTGGTAGTTCCGGTATTAATTCGTTGGCATTGCGAGCGCAAGGTGAACCTTTTCCGCCACAAAAGACGACAGTTGTTGCCGATTGCATTTTGCGTGCTCTTGGCACGACAAAGACCTCGTCGTTTTGGAGGTGTGTCAATGGAGAAATAAGCGAAATTGAGTTGTTAACTGCTAATGACATTCAATGa